The following are encoded together in the Kribbella sp. CA-293567 genome:
- a CDS encoding glycine cleavage system protein R produces the protein MSQLAVTVIGPDRPGIIADVTEALAQTGVNLEDSTMTLLRGHFAMMIVGTGPLAEVREALEPLRGELVITVREMGPEQTHAPIGAPYMLSVHGADRPGIVAAVTRMIASVGGTITDQTTRLSGALYVLTAEVELPAGAELNMLQRALEITAEELGVGITLRPAESDDL, from the coding sequence ATGAGTCAGCTCGCAGTCACTGTCATCGGCCCGGACCGCCCGGGCATCATCGCCGACGTCACCGAGGCGCTCGCCCAGACCGGGGTGAATCTCGAGGACTCCACGATGACGCTCCTGCGCGGCCATTTCGCGATGATGATCGTCGGTACCGGACCGCTGGCCGAGGTGCGCGAGGCACTGGAGCCACTGCGCGGCGAGCTGGTCATCACGGTGCGTGAGATGGGCCCGGAGCAGACCCACGCGCCGATCGGGGCGCCGTACATGTTGAGCGTCCACGGCGCCGACCGGCCGGGGATCGTGGCCGCGGTGACCCGGATGATCGCGAGCGTCGGCGGCACGATCACCGATCAGACGACCCGGCTGAGCGGTGCCCTGTACGTCCTGACGGCCGAGGTCGAACTGCCGGCCGGAGCCGAGCTCAACATGTTGCAGCGCGCGCTGGAGATCACCGCCGAAGAGCTGGGCGTCGGCATCACGCTGCGCCCCGCCGAGAGCGACGATCTGTGA
- a CDS encoding sensor histidine kinase yields MAGSEGPRRSARDWAVDSLSFLVAILISLVGFDSGRRDPVPGWLLDLDFLVGIALCLTLWFRRRWPVQLAIVGAVVSTFSDSAAGATLMLIITVAIYRSFRTTLAVFGVNLVSLIIYIQVRDKPEPVEVTVIVALLIYLALAGWGLYLRSRRQLLQTLRDRADRAEAMALLQVERGQLRAREEIAREMHDVLGHRLSLLSVHAGALAYRPDATSQEVAGAAEIIRASAHQALQDLREVIGVLRAPVGELPQPAFADLPALVDDARQAGLPVELEFDAVGNLPEHVGRTAYRIVQEGLTNALKHAPGEPVRVKVAGTPGSGLTVELHNPAGQSRRGDGQGLIGLSERAQLVDGRLEHGRTPEGEFRLAAWLPWPA; encoded by the coding sequence ATGGCCGGTTCCGAAGGACCTCGACGCAGCGCCCGGGACTGGGCGGTCGACAGTCTCAGCTTCCTGGTCGCGATCCTGATCAGCCTGGTCGGGTTCGACAGCGGCCGTCGCGATCCGGTCCCGGGCTGGCTGCTGGATCTCGACTTCCTCGTCGGGATCGCGCTGTGCCTGACGCTGTGGTTCCGGCGGCGCTGGCCGGTCCAGCTGGCGATCGTCGGCGCGGTGGTCTCGACCTTCTCCGACTCCGCCGCGGGCGCGACCCTGATGCTGATCATCACGGTGGCGATCTACCGCTCGTTCCGCACGACGCTGGCGGTCTTCGGCGTCAACCTGGTCAGCCTGATCATCTACATCCAGGTCCGGGACAAGCCGGAGCCGGTCGAGGTGACCGTCATCGTCGCGCTCCTCATCTACCTCGCGCTCGCCGGCTGGGGCCTGTACCTGCGGTCCCGCCGTCAGCTCCTCCAGACCCTGCGCGACCGCGCCGACCGAGCCGAGGCGATGGCACTGCTGCAGGTCGAGCGTGGCCAGTTGCGGGCCCGCGAGGAGATCGCCCGCGAGATGCACGACGTACTCGGCCACCGTCTCTCCCTGCTCAGCGTGCACGCGGGAGCCCTCGCCTACCGACCGGACGCGACCAGTCAGGAGGTGGCCGGCGCCGCCGAGATCATCCGGGCCAGCGCCCATCAGGCGCTGCAGGATCTTCGCGAGGTGATCGGCGTACTCCGCGCGCCCGTCGGCGAGCTGCCACAGCCGGCCTTCGCGGATCTCCCGGCGCTGGTGGACGACGCCCGGCAGGCCGGTCTCCCGGTCGAGCTGGAGTTCGATGCCGTCGGCAACCTCCCCGAGCACGTCGGCCGGACAGCGTACCGGATCGTCCAGGAAGGCCTGACGAACGCGCTCAAGCACGCGCCGGGCGAGCCGGTCCGGGTCAAGGTCGCCGGTACGCCGGGCAGCGGCCTGACCGTCGAGCTGCACAACCCGGCCGGCCAGTCGCGGCGCGGTGACGGTCAGGGCCTGATCGGGCTCAGCGAGCGCGCCCAACTGGTCGACGGGCGGCTCGAACACGGCCGGACCCCCGAGGGCGAGTTCCGGCTCGCCGCTTGGCTACCGTGGCCGGCATGA
- a CDS encoding response regulator, whose protein sequence is MTIRVLIVDDDPLLRAGLQLMLGGAPDIRVVGEAGDGTGVQALIDRLSPDVVLMDIRMPTMDGLTATEAIRRRPGAPEVVILTTFDADEHVLRALRAGAAGFILKDTPPAEIVESVRRIAGGQPVLSPGVTKRLITRVASSGHDQRKGKAAERIEALNERERDIAVAVGEGKSNAEISAALYLSIPTVKTHVSRILTKLDMNNRVQIALLVHDAGLLDDTR, encoded by the coding sequence ATGACCATTCGGGTGTTGATCGTGGACGACGATCCGCTGCTGCGCGCTGGGCTGCAACTGATGCTCGGTGGCGCGCCGGACATCCGGGTGGTCGGCGAGGCCGGGGACGGTACCGGCGTCCAGGCGCTGATCGACCGGCTCTCCCCCGACGTCGTACTGATGGACATCCGGATGCCGACCATGGACGGCCTGACCGCGACGGAGGCGATCCGGCGGCGTCCGGGCGCGCCCGAGGTGGTCATCCTGACCACCTTCGACGCCGACGAGCACGTACTGCGCGCGCTTCGCGCGGGAGCCGCGGGCTTCATCCTCAAGGACACCCCACCGGCCGAAATCGTCGAGTCGGTCCGCCGGATCGCGGGCGGCCAGCCGGTCCTCTCTCCCGGCGTGACGAAGCGGCTGATCACCCGGGTCGCCAGCTCCGGCCACGACCAGCGCAAAGGCAAGGCCGCCGAGCGGATCGAGGCCCTCAACGAGCGCGAGCGCGATATCGCCGTGGCGGTCGGCGAGGGCAAGTCGAACGCCGAGATCAGCGCCGCCCTCTACCTCAGCATCCCCACGGTCAAGACGCACGTCTCCCGCATCCTGACCAAGCTGGACATGAACAACCGGGTCCAGATCGCTCTGCTGGTGCACGACGCGGGCCTCCTCGACGACACCCGCTGA
- a CDS encoding peptide deformylase, which translates to MTAHLNQTLASWSPAQLGLTGDVLEVVRAPHPVLATEGASVDPLDPVMLALAADLVATMRVSPGCVGLAAPQVGIAAQMFALDVTGHPKTRTCHGVFVLCNAVIVESSRQEKAREGCMSVPDLTGDVKRATRLTVTGVLPGTTDELTLTTDAFEARALQHEIDHCAGALFLDRVAGAHAVYPRKVYL; encoded by the coding sequence GTGACTGCCCACCTCAACCAGACCCTCGCAAGCTGGAGCCCCGCTCAGCTGGGGCTCACCGGCGACGTACTGGAGGTGGTTCGCGCCCCACATCCCGTGCTCGCCACCGAGGGCGCTTCGGTCGACCCGCTCGACCCGGTCATGCTCGCGCTCGCCGCCGACCTGGTCGCCACCATGCGGGTCTCGCCCGGCTGCGTCGGTCTCGCCGCTCCCCAGGTCGGCATCGCGGCCCAGATGTTCGCCCTGGACGTGACCGGCCACCCGAAAACCCGCACCTGCCACGGCGTCTTCGTCCTCTGCAACGCGGTGATCGTCGAATCCAGCCGCCAGGAAAAGGCCCGCGAAGGCTGCATGTCGGTCCCCGACCTCACCGGCGACGTCAAACGCGCAACCCGGCTGACCGTCACCGGCGTACTGCCTGGGACGACCGACGAGCTGACTCTCACCACGGACGCCTTCGAGGCGCGAGCGCTGCAGCATGAGATCGACCATTGTGCTGGTGCGTTGTTCTTGGACCGGGTGGCTGGGGCGCATGCTGTGTATCCGCGGAAGGTTTATCTGTAG